One genomic window of Erinaceus europaeus chromosome 7, mEriEur2.1, whole genome shotgun sequence includes the following:
- the GPRC5D gene encoding G-protein coupled receptor family C group 5 member D isoform X2 has protein sequence MYEDECIKSTEDYYLLCDTEGPWATVLEALAAIGIAVTILLLLAFLFLMRRVQDCSHWNVLPTQFLFLLGVLGLFSLAFAFIAPFSEQTAPVRYFLFGVFFALCFSCLLAHAFNLVRLVRDRVSYSWLTVLGIAIGASLLQIVIAIEYVTLIMTRGLTFMHMTLCQLNLDFVVLLVYVLFLMALTFFVSKATFCGPCDNWKKHGKLIFVTVLVSIIIWVVWISMLMRGNPQLAACCSQQHPQWDDPIICIGLVSNAWVFLLLYVIPELCILFRASRQDCPPPGIACTVPTYQRNLCVENQELSREC, from the coding sequence ATGTATGAGGATGAGTGCATCAAGTCCACGGAGGACTACTATCTCCTCTGTGACACCGAGGGGCCCTGGGCCACTGTTCTTGAGGCCCTGGCCGCCATTGGTATAGCGGTGACAATCTTGCTACTCTTGGCGTTTCTCTTTCTCATGCGAAGGGTTCAAGACTGCAGCCATTGGAATGTCCTCCCCACCCAGTTCCTCTTCCTCCTAGGAGTGCTGGGGCTCTTCAGCCTTGCTTTTGCCTTCATCGCCCCGTTCAGTGAGCAAACTGCCCCTGTCCGCTACTTCCTCTTTGGGGTCTTCTTTGCTCTCTGCTTCTCGTGTCTTTTGGCTCATGCCTTCAACCTGGTAAGGCTGGTCCGGGACCGAGTTTCCTACTCATGGCTCACAGTCTTGGGCATAGCCATCGGTGCCAGCCTGCTACAGATTGTCATCGCCATCGAGTATGTGACGCTCATCATGACACGAGGGCTGACCTTCATGCACATGACGCTCTGCCAGCTCAATCTTGACTTCGTTGTTCTCCTGGTCTACGTCCTCTTCCTCATGGCCCTGACCTTCTTTGTCTCCAAAGCCACCTTCTGTGGCCCATGTGACAACTGGAAAAAGCACGGCAAGCTCATCTTCGTCACGGTGCTGGTCTCTATCATCATCTGGGTAGTGTGGATCTCCATGCTCATGCGAGGCAACCCCCAGCTTGCAGCATGCTGCTCCCAGCAGCATCCCCAGTGGGACGACCCCATCATCTGCATTGGTCTGGTCAGCAATGCGTGGGTTTTCCTGCTGCTGTATGTCATCCCAGAGCTCTGCATCCTCTTTCGGGCCAGCAGGCAGGACTGCCCTCCACCAGGCATTGCCTGCACTGTGCCAACCTACCAGCGCAACCTTTGTGTGGAGAACCAGGAGCTCTCACGAG